One region of Anaeromyxobacter paludicola genomic DNA includes:
- a CDS encoding SDR family NAD(P)-dependent oxidoreductase, translating into MARTMGWLAGAAGAVALARVRRHRVAGKAVLVSGGSRGLGLCIARELARRGARLAIAARDVRELEAARVELAALGAEVVPIACDVASEEDAARMVREAEARLGRVDALVNVAGIIQVAPAEGLRLQDYRDAVGVNFWGTVHATLAALPAMRARGDGAVLNVTSIGGAVAVPHLLPYTAGKFAQVGFSEGIAAEAAKDGVRVTTVVPGLMRTGSFLRALFKGRREAEVGWFAVASSLPLLTVGAGRAARRMVDALERGERYVVVGWPARALRLLHALLPGATIRAMALANRLLPSQGGVSADEPAREGHAHRPRVARSFLTALGDAAAARNRERPREA; encoded by the coding sequence GTGGCGAGGACGATGGGATGGCTGGCGGGCGCCGCCGGAGCGGTCGCCCTGGCGAGGGTGCGCCGGCACCGGGTGGCGGGGAAGGCGGTGCTGGTCTCGGGCGGCTCGCGCGGGCTCGGGCTCTGCATCGCCCGCGAGCTCGCCCGGCGCGGCGCGCGGCTGGCGATCGCGGCGCGCGACGTGAGGGAGCTCGAGGCGGCGCGCGTCGAGCTCGCGGCGCTGGGCGCGGAGGTGGTCCCGATCGCCTGCGACGTCGCCAGCGAGGAGGACGCGGCCCGCATGGTGCGCGAGGCCGAGGCGCGCCTCGGCCGGGTGGACGCGCTCGTGAACGTCGCCGGGATCATCCAGGTCGCCCCCGCGGAGGGGCTGCGGCTGCAGGACTACCGGGACGCCGTGGGCGTGAACTTCTGGGGCACCGTGCACGCCACCCTGGCGGCGCTGCCGGCGATGCGGGCGCGCGGCGACGGCGCCGTGCTGAACGTCACCTCGATCGGCGGCGCGGTGGCGGTGCCGCATCTCCTCCCGTACACCGCCGGCAAGTTCGCGCAGGTCGGCTTCTCGGAGGGGATCGCCGCCGAGGCGGCCAAGGACGGCGTCCGGGTGACGACGGTGGTCCCCGGCCTGATGCGGACCGGCTCCTTCCTGCGGGCCCTCTTCAAGGGGCGGCGCGAGGCGGAGGTGGGCTGGTTCGCGGTGGCCTCCTCGCTCCCCTTGCTCACGGTGGGCGCCGGCCGCGCCGCGCGCCGCATGGTGGACGCGCTCGAGCGCGGGGAGCGCTACGTCGTGGTGGGCTGGCCGGCGCGGGCGCTCCGGCTCCTCCACGCGCTCCTCCCGGGCGCCACCATCCGCGCCATGGCGCTCGCCAACCGGCTCCTGCCCTCGCAGGGCGGCGTCTCGGCCGACGAGCCGGCGCGCGAGGGGCACGCGCACCGGCCGCGGGTGGCGCGCTCCTTCCTCACCGCGCTGGGCGACGCCGCGGCGGCGCGCAACCGGGAGCGGCCCCGCGAGGCGTAG
- the gcvT gene encoding glycine cleavage system aminomethyltransferase GcvT codes for MPLRTPLYDQHVQQGGRMVEFAGWEMPVQYAGILAEHEAVRARVGLFDVSHMGEVVFRGPGALAALQRLFTNDLSRIADGQAQYGCLCRESGGIVDDVVVYRRSAVDLLVCVNAGNRQKDFEWLRDHAGEGAAVENESDAWAQLALQGPKAAEVLQPLTGARLSAIGTFRFADAEVAGVPCTVARTGYTGEDGFELFCRPDQAPRLWEALLQAGTPAGIAPCGLGARDSLRLEMAYRLYGSDMDDETTPLEAGLAWVVKLDKGEFIGRDALRRQKEQGLSRKLVGFVLTDAGIARHGYPVLQDGRPVGTVTSGTRSPSLGTSIGLAYVPPALAAEGSSFAVEIRGRPAAAKVVKTPFYERSKP; via the coding sequence ATGCCGCTCCGCACACCGCTCTACGACCAGCACGTCCAGCAGGGCGGGCGCATGGTCGAGTTCGCCGGCTGGGAGATGCCGGTCCAGTACGCAGGGATCCTGGCCGAGCACGAGGCGGTCCGCGCGCGGGTCGGGCTCTTCGACGTCTCCCACATGGGCGAGGTCGTCTTCCGCGGCCCGGGCGCGCTCGCGGCGCTCCAGCGGCTCTTCACGAACGACCTCTCCCGCATCGCCGACGGCCAGGCGCAGTACGGCTGCCTCTGCCGCGAGAGCGGCGGGATCGTGGACGACGTGGTCGTCTACCGCCGCTCCGCCGTGGACCTGCTCGTCTGCGTGAACGCCGGCAACCGCCAGAAGGACTTCGAGTGGCTGCGCGACCACGCCGGCGAGGGGGCCGCGGTCGAGAACGAGTCCGACGCCTGGGCGCAGCTCGCGCTCCAGGGGCCCAAGGCGGCCGAGGTGCTGCAGCCGCTCACCGGCGCGCGCCTCTCGGCCATCGGCACCTTCCGCTTCGCCGACGCCGAGGTGGCGGGCGTGCCCTGCACCGTCGCCCGCACCGGCTACACGGGCGAGGACGGGTTCGAGCTCTTCTGCCGGCCCGACCAGGCCCCGCGGCTCTGGGAGGCGCTCCTCCAGGCCGGGACCCCGGCCGGCATCGCGCCCTGCGGGCTCGGCGCGCGCGACTCGCTCCGGCTCGAGATGGCGTACCGGCTGTACGGCAGCGACATGGACGACGAGACCACTCCCCTCGAGGCGGGGCTCGCCTGGGTCGTGAAGCTCGACAAGGGCGAGTTCATCGGGCGCGACGCGCTCCGGCGGCAGAAGGAGCAGGGGCTCTCGCGCAAGCTGGTCGGCTTCGTCCTCACCGACGCCGGCATCGCCCGCCACGGCTACCCGGTGCTGCAGGACGGCCGGCCGGTCGGGACCGTGACGAGCGGCACCCGCTCCCCCAGCCTGGGCACCTCGATCGGCCTCGCCTACGTGCCCCCCGCCCTCGCCGCCGAGGGCTCCAGCTTCGCCGTCGAGATCCGCGGCCGCCCGGCCGCGGCCAAGGTCGTGAAAACCCCGTTCTACGAGAGGAGCAAGCCGTGA
- the gcvH gene encoding glycine cleavage system protein GcvH has protein sequence MTLPDDLKYTKEHEWCRVKGNRAIIGITDHAQSSLGDIVYVELPDVGDAVKKGESFGVVESTKAVSELFAPVSGKVVEVNDPLADAPETINEDPYEEGWMIQVEISDEKELAELLDAASYGKFVEEEQA, from the coding sequence GTGACCCTCCCCGATGACCTGAAGTACACGAAGGAGCACGAGTGGTGCCGCGTGAAGGGCAACCGCGCCATCATCGGCATCACCGACCACGCCCAGAGCTCGCTGGGCGACATCGTGTACGTGGAGCTCCCCGACGTCGGCGACGCCGTGAAGAAGGGCGAATCGTTCGGCGTGGTCGAGTCCACCAAGGCCGTCTCGGAGCTCTTCGCGCCGGTCTCCGGCAAGGTGGTCGAGGTGAACGACCCCCTCGCCGACGCGCCCGAGACCATCAACGAGGATCCCTACGAGGAAGGCTGGATGATCCAGGTCGAGATCTCCGACGAGAAGGAGCTCGCCGAGCTCCTCGACGCCGCCAGCTACGGCAAGTTCGTCGAGGAAGAGCAGGCCTAG
- the gcvPA gene encoding aminomethyl-transferring glycine dehydrogenase subunit GcvPA, protein MRYHPHTEGDVREMLEAAGAKSLDDLFRSIPAPLRLSRPLELPPAADEVTLLAELRRLAARNDVEHPPFVGAGAYPHHVPPAVDQLLLRGEFFTAYTPYQPEISQGTLQALFEWQTFVCLLTGLEVANASMYDGATAMAEAALMATRVTGRSKVVVSAAVHPEYRKVLATYLRSSGDRIVTVPYGADGRTDLAALKAAVDQETAAVLVGYPNFFGVVDALPEAAAVAHAQGALCVSVTCEAVALGLLQGPGALGADVAVGTFQSFGNPVSFGGPAPGFFALREEHLRQMPGRICGATVDKQGRRGFVLTLSTREQHIRRERATSNICTNAGLCALASTIHLALLGKKGLAELARVNYARGRLLAEAMERQGCPSVFSGPAFNERAFEVGDAEAVVERLAARGIAAGAPLARFYPDDPRLKGALLCVATELHDPELIDLFAKAVRS, encoded by the coding sequence GTGCGCTACCATCCCCACACCGAGGGCGACGTCCGGGAGATGCTGGAGGCCGCCGGGGCGAAGAGCCTCGACGACCTCTTCCGCTCCATCCCCGCTCCCCTGCGGCTCTCGCGGCCGCTCGAGCTCCCCCCGGCCGCCGACGAGGTGACGCTCCTCGCCGAGCTGCGCCGGCTGGCCGCGCGGAACGACGTGGAGCACCCGCCCTTCGTGGGGGCCGGCGCCTACCCGCACCACGTCCCGCCGGCGGTGGATCAGCTCCTGCTCCGGGGCGAGTTCTTCACCGCCTACACGCCGTACCAGCCGGAGATCTCGCAGGGCACGCTGCAGGCGCTCTTCGAGTGGCAGACCTTCGTCTGCCTCCTCACCGGGCTCGAGGTGGCCAACGCCTCGATGTACGACGGCGCCACGGCCATGGCCGAGGCGGCGCTGATGGCGACGCGCGTGACCGGCCGGAGCAAGGTGGTGGTGAGCGCGGCGGTGCACCCCGAGTACCGCAAGGTGCTCGCGACCTACCTGCGCTCCTCGGGCGACCGGATCGTCACCGTGCCCTACGGCGCGGACGGCCGCACCGACCTCGCCGCGCTGAAGGCGGCGGTGGACCAGGAGACCGCGGCGGTCCTCGTGGGCTACCCGAACTTCTTCGGGGTGGTGGACGCGCTCCCGGAGGCGGCCGCCGTGGCGCACGCCCAGGGCGCGCTCTGCGTCTCGGTCACCTGCGAGGCGGTGGCGCTGGGGCTCCTCCAGGGCCCCGGGGCGCTCGGCGCCGACGTGGCGGTGGGCACGTTCCAGAGCTTCGGCAACCCGGTCTCCTTCGGCGGGCCGGCGCCGGGCTTCTTCGCGCTCCGCGAGGAGCACCTGCGCCAGATGCCGGGCCGGATCTGCGGCGCCACGGTGGACAAGCAGGGGCGGCGCGGCTTCGTGCTCACGCTGTCCACCCGCGAGCAGCACATCCGGCGCGAGCGCGCCACGTCCAACATCTGCACCAACGCCGGGCTCTGCGCGCTCGCCTCGACCATCCACCTCGCCCTGCTCGGGAAGAAGGGGCTGGCCGAGCTCGCGCGCGTGAACTACGCCCGCGGCCGGCTCCTCGCCGAGGCGATGGAGCGGCAGGGCTGCCCGTCCGTGTTCTCCGGGCCGGCGTTCAACGAGCGGGCCTTCGAGGTGGGCGACGCCGAGGCGGTGGTGGAGCGGCTCGCGGCGCGCGGCATCGCCGCCGGCGCCCCGCTGGCCCGCTTCTACCCCGACGACCCCCGGCTGAAGGGCGCGCTCCTCTGCGTCGCCACCGAGCTCCACGACCCGGAGCTCATCGACCTGTTCGCGAAGGCGGTGAGGAGCTAG
- the gcvPB gene encoding aminomethyl-transferring glycine dehydrogenase subunit GcvPB, with translation MANPTGWKPDMEKGAASAARDEVGLGHATRGLAFEEGLLFERGSRGRTGVSLPKRGSEADPARELPAELLRPEVDGLPEVGELEVVRHFTRLSTWNWGIDTGFYPLGSCTMKYNPKSSEALARLPGFAGAHPLAHPSMAQGALELMYRLERALSEISGFDATSLSPAAGAQGELCGMMVIRAWHTARGNPRKKVLIPDTAHGTNPASSALNGYEVVPVKSGEDGRLHPDAVRAVMDEDVAAIMITNPNTLGIFETHIAEIAEIVHAKGGLVYGDGANMNALLGVARPGDMGFDVMQFNLHKTFATPHGGGGPGSGPVAVKAALVPFLPLPVVAREGERYRLVTDPAERPQTIGKLREFWGNFGMFVRAWALIRELGPDGLRSTAHLAVLNANYVRALLADAYDLPYGTDSLHEVVFTDKNLKPTGVTTMDVAKRLIDHGFHPPTVYFPLVVHGALMIEPTETESKETLERFCAAMRAIAEEAATSPEAVKAAPTKPVRARLDETRAARKPVLRWTPGMKVE, from the coding sequence ATGGCCAACCCGACCGGCTGGAAGCCCGACATGGAGAAGGGCGCCGCCTCCGCGGCCCGCGACGAGGTGGGGCTCGGGCACGCCACCCGCGGCCTCGCCTTCGAGGAGGGGCTCCTGTTCGAGCGCGGCTCGCGCGGGCGCACCGGCGTCTCGCTGCCGAAGCGCGGCAGCGAGGCCGACCCGGCGCGCGAGCTCCCGGCGGAGCTGCTCCGCCCCGAGGTGGACGGGCTCCCCGAGGTGGGCGAGCTCGAGGTGGTCCGCCACTTCACCCGCCTCTCGACCTGGAACTGGGGCATCGACACCGGGTTCTACCCGCTCGGCTCCTGCACCATGAAGTACAACCCCAAGTCGAGCGAGGCGCTGGCGCGCCTGCCCGGCTTCGCCGGCGCGCACCCGCTCGCCCACCCGTCGATGGCCCAGGGCGCGCTCGAGCTCATGTACCGGCTCGAGCGGGCGCTCTCCGAGATCTCGGGCTTCGACGCCACCTCGCTCTCCCCCGCGGCCGGGGCGCAGGGCGAGCTCTGCGGGATGATGGTCATCCGCGCCTGGCACACGGCGCGCGGCAACCCGCGCAAGAAGGTGCTGATCCCCGACACCGCGCACGGCACCAACCCCGCCTCGTCCGCCCTGAACGGCTACGAGGTGGTCCCGGTGAAGAGCGGCGAGGACGGGCGGCTCCACCCCGACGCGGTGCGGGCGGTGATGGACGAGGACGTCGCCGCCATCATGATCACCAACCCCAACACGCTCGGCATCTTCGAGACCCACATCGCGGAGATCGCCGAGATCGTCCACGCCAAGGGCGGGCTCGTGTACGGGGACGGCGCCAACATGAACGCCCTGCTCGGCGTGGCGCGCCCGGGCGACATGGGCTTCGACGTGATGCAGTTCAACCTGCACAAGACCTTCGCCACGCCGCACGGCGGCGGCGGTCCGGGCTCGGGCCCGGTGGCGGTGAAGGCGGCGCTGGTCCCCTTCCTGCCGCTCCCCGTGGTGGCGCGGGAGGGCGAGCGCTACCGGCTCGTGACCGACCCCGCCGAGCGGCCGCAGACCATCGGCAAGCTGCGCGAGTTCTGGGGCAACTTCGGGATGTTCGTGCGCGCCTGGGCGCTCATCCGGGAGCTCGGCCCCGACGGCCTGCGGAGCACCGCGCACCTCGCGGTGCTGAACGCCAACTACGTCCGGGCGCTCCTCGCGGACGCCTACGACCTGCCGTACGGGACCGACTCGCTGCACGAGGTGGTCTTCACCGACAAGAACCTCAAGCCGACCGGCGTCACCACCATGGACGTCGCCAAGCGGCTCATCGACCACGGCTTCCACCCGCCCACCGTCTACTTCCCGCTGGTCGTGCACGGCGCGCTCATGATCGAGCCGACCGAGACCGAGTCGAAGGAGACGCTGGAGCGGTTCTGCGCCGCGATGCGCGCCATCGCCGAGGAGGCCGCGACCTCGCCGGAGGCGGTGAAGGCCGCCCCGACGAAGCCGGTGCGGGCGCGCCTCGACGAGACGCGCGCCGCGCGCAAGCCGGTCCTCCGCTGGACCCCCGGCATGAAGGTCGAGTAG
- a CDS encoding energy transducer TonB family protein — translation MAFLGPMLRRRRLPSRPWRRLLLALAVSLLANALVLSEVHLDWLGKDAGAAAPRPVALAPLSAAQWQANRSVGARPPSSSARPPLAPLVPAPPVPPRVTPEAPGQVVDVEPSKNDAAPKDNRFVSERNNTVEKETRSRDARAGYKNTLAKPSAPDAPQVARPLERLREQLEKSPPRVAGQQGNPKAGGRAGGGGPAGAAAEPPQRKLALGEDPNGMFRLRPPKPGLEGRPGGQGGATGAAGAAGEAGAQKEGEPGRPGKLDLHPSASTYDKLAGGPAPDRLDGVEEGEGTYLNTREWKYAGYLNRIKQAVANEWHPGDALSVRDPTGRMYAYKDRITLVDVTLDRSGALKDVQVHKSSGVDFLDRVALDAFRKASPFVNPPPGMVDQHGEIRFGFGFYLEVGSAGLRVFRQPLPGE, via the coding sequence GTGGCCTTCCTCGGTCCCATGCTCCGCCGCCGGCGGCTCCCGTCCCGCCCCTGGCGGCGACTGCTCCTCGCGCTCGCGGTGTCGCTGCTCGCGAACGCCCTCGTGCTGTCCGAGGTGCACCTCGACTGGCTGGGGAAGGACGCCGGGGCCGCGGCCCCGCGCCCGGTGGCGCTCGCGCCGCTCTCGGCCGCGCAGTGGCAGGCGAACCGGAGCGTGGGCGCGAGGCCGCCGAGCTCCTCCGCCCGCCCGCCGCTGGCGCCGCTCGTCCCCGCCCCGCCGGTCCCGCCCCGGGTGACGCCCGAGGCGCCGGGGCAGGTGGTGGACGTGGAGCCGTCGAAGAACGACGCCGCGCCCAAGGACAACCGGTTCGTCTCCGAGCGGAACAACACCGTCGAGAAGGAGACCCGGTCGCGCGACGCCCGCGCCGGCTACAAGAACACGCTCGCGAAGCCCTCGGCCCCCGACGCGCCCCAGGTCGCGCGCCCCCTGGAGCGGCTGCGCGAGCAGCTCGAGAAGTCGCCGCCGCGGGTGGCCGGCCAGCAGGGCAACCCGAAGGCGGGCGGGCGCGCGGGCGGCGGCGGCCCGGCGGGCGCGGCCGCGGAGCCCCCGCAGCGGAAGCTCGCGCTCGGCGAGGATCCCAACGGCATGTTCCGGCTCCGCCCGCCGAAGCCCGGCCTCGAGGGCCGCCCCGGCGGTCAGGGCGGGGCAACCGGCGCCGCGGGCGCGGCCGGCGAGGCGGGCGCGCAGAAGGAGGGCGAGCCCGGCCGGCCCGGGAAGCTCGACCTGCACCCCAGCGCCTCGACCTACGACAAGCTCGCCGGCGGCCCGGCGCCGGATCGGCTCGACGGGGTGGAGGAGGGGGAGGGCACCTACCTCAACACCCGCGAGTGGAAGTACGCCGGGTACCTGAACCGCATCAAGCAGGCGGTCGCGAACGAGTGGCACCCCGGCGACGCGCTCTCGGTGCGGGACCCGACCGGCCGGATGTACGCCTACAAGGACCGCATCACGCTCGTGGACGTCACGCTCGATCGCTCCGGCGCGCTCAAGGACGTGCAGGTGCACAAGTCGAGCGGGGTGGACTTCCTCGATCGCGTGGCGCTGGACGCCTTCCGCAAGGCCTCGCCCTTCGTGAACCCGCCGCCGGGCATGGTGGACCAGCACGGCGAGATCCGCTTCGGGTTCGGCTTCTACCTGGAGGTGGGGTCGGCCGGGCTGCGGGTCTTCCGCCAGCCGCTCCCGGGGGAGTAG
- a CDS encoding biosynthetic peptidoglycan transglycosylase yields the protein MPATDPASPQPSPGPAPDAPRRAPGRRHLRAAVALAALAALALAGAVRAGEDRLEREVVARLRARLPDARLGQVGIDWRLRLVIRGLSLPASAPGRPPVLVVDRVAIRPAWARLLAGHPEPASILLDGVALEGGPRGEELARLPERLRSRARAPAERSEGRLPLLRVRQARVRLLLPGEGTGLEQLELGPLDATVRVQGAGAARTAVARASWSGGGLADAEVGLASPRTLRLHVAGVALSQLPAPLARRLPVEPRGGFLSLELRADGLQAEHGQARLSVHVRQALLAGAALGPEPLGPLTAGLQGVVAWASRDRAVLLREGELTLGDAGRARIAVDADLALGTEPRFAVDLSADRLPWDALLAALPPALRPGDEAPRVTGALSGHLALAGPLRRAEAWKLDAALDLSRLSGDPRSFLSRSFRYRPNVQDGPPRELVIGPENPRFVPLAALPPHLVRAVTTSEDAAFWGHHGFDFDELRNAFAEGVDAGRLVRGASTISQQLAKNLFLTPERTLSRKAREALLTVALEASVPKARLLEIYFNVVEWGPGVFGIGEAARHYFDKDPRELTPKEAAFLASIIPNPVRYHMYYARGALTDAWEARVRELLLKLRAVDAIDDAQLQEALDAPLAFARG from the coding sequence ATGCCCGCCACGGACCCGGCGTCGCCCCAGCCCTCACCCGGGCCGGCTCCCGACGCGCCGCGCCGCGCGCCGGGGCGCCGACACCTCCGCGCCGCCGTCGCCCTCGCCGCGCTCGCCGCGCTGGCGCTGGCGGGCGCGGTGCGCGCGGGCGAGGACCGGCTGGAGCGCGAGGTGGTCGCGCGCCTCCGGGCGCGGTTGCCGGACGCGCGGCTCGGCCAGGTCGGGATCGACTGGCGGCTGCGGCTCGTGATCCGCGGCCTCTCCCTCCCGGCGAGCGCGCCCGGCCGGCCGCCCGTGCTCGTCGTGGATCGGGTGGCCATCCGCCCCGCCTGGGCCCGGCTCCTCGCCGGCCACCCGGAGCCCGCCTCGATCCTGCTCGACGGCGTGGCGCTCGAGGGCGGCCCGCGCGGAGAGGAGCTGGCGCGCCTGCCCGAGCGGCTCCGGTCCCGCGCCCGTGCCCCCGCCGAGCGCTCGGAGGGACGGCTCCCCCTGCTCCGGGTGCGGCAGGCGCGGGTCCGGCTGCTGCTCCCCGGGGAGGGCACGGGCCTCGAGCAGCTCGAGCTCGGCCCCCTCGACGCCACGGTGCGCGTGCAAGGCGCCGGCGCGGCGCGGACCGCCGTCGCGCGCGCCAGCTGGAGCGGCGGCGGGCTCGCCGACGCCGAGGTCGGGCTGGCGTCCCCCCGGACGCTCCGGCTGCACGTGGCGGGCGTGGCGCTCTCGCAGCTCCCCGCCCCGCTGGCGCGGCGCCTCCCCGTCGAGCCGCGCGGCGGCTTCCTCTCGCTCGAGCTTCGGGCCGATGGCCTGCAGGCCGAGCACGGGCAGGCGCGGCTCTCGGTCCACGTGAGGCAGGCGCTGCTGGCGGGGGCGGCGCTCGGGCCGGAGCCGCTCGGCCCGCTCACCGCCGGGCTCCAGGGCGTCGTGGCCTGGGCGTCCCGCGACCGCGCCGTGCTGCTGCGCGAGGGCGAGCTCACGCTCGGCGACGCGGGCCGGGCGCGGATCGCGGTGGACGCCGACCTCGCGCTCGGGACCGAGCCGCGGTTCGCGGTGGACCTCTCGGCGGACCGGCTCCCCTGGGACGCGCTGCTGGCGGCGCTCCCGCCCGCGCTCCGCCCCGGCGACGAGGCGCCCCGGGTCACGGGCGCGCTCTCCGGGCACCTCGCGCTCGCCGGTCCGCTGCGGCGCGCCGAGGCCTGGAAGCTCGACGCCGCCCTCGACCTCTCGCGCCTCTCGGGCGACCCGCGGTCGTTCCTGTCGCGCAGCTTCCGCTACCGGCCCAACGTCCAGGACGGGCCTCCGCGCGAGCTCGTCATCGGCCCCGAGAACCCGCGCTTCGTGCCGCTCGCGGCGCTGCCGCCGCACCTCGTCCGCGCCGTCACCACCTCCGAGGACGCCGCGTTCTGGGGCCACCACGGCTTCGACTTCGACGAGCTGCGGAACGCCTTCGCGGAGGGGGTGGACGCCGGGCGGCTCGTCCGCGGCGCCTCGACCATCAGCCAGCAGCTCGCGAAGAACCTCTTCCTCACGCCGGAGCGCACGCTCTCGCGCAAGGCCCGCGAGGCCCTGCTCACGGTGGCGCTCGAGGCCTCGGTGCCGAAGGCGCGGCTGCTCGAGATCTACTTCAACGTGGTCGAGTGGGGCCCCGGCGTCTTCGGCATCGGCGAGGCGGCCCGGCACTACTTCGACAAGGACCCGCGGGAGCTCACGCCCAAGGAGGCGGCCTTCCTCGCGAGCATCATCCCCAACCCGGTGCGCTACCACATGTACTACGCGCGCGGCGCCCTCACCGACGCCTGGGAGGCCCGCGTGCGCGAGCTGCTCCTCAAGCTGCGCGCGGTGGACGCCATCGACGACGCGCAGCTCCAGGAGGCGCTGGACGCGCCGCTCGCCTTCGCGCGCGGGTGA
- a CDS encoding heparan-alpha-glucosaminide N-acetyltransferase domain-containing protein, whose protein sequence is MASPRRNWLDWERGLAVLFMVEVHTLDAWLAPGVGQGLLRDVLLMMGGFAAPSFLFMSGLSQQLADASAARRGVAPGPRLRGALSRALWLLGVAYAFRFAEFVLGGAFRVSGGWRDILRVDILNVIALSLALAALLGWAARGRAAFPAFALATAAIAAAAPLAAAWQHPESRLLDYVYATFPRANFSLVNWSAFLLAGSAVGRLLRDRDRPALLLALGAALFAGGWLGDLLPAVYRHQDFWHTSPAWFAMRLGGVLALTALCQLVPATAAPALSALRTLGRHSLLGYIASIELTYGFWSHPVHRALSLTGTLLGIAAMVAVTWAASAVAERWAAWREGRRPAAPPPPPTPAVAA, encoded by the coding sequence ATGGCCTCACCACGCAGAAACTGGCTCGACTGGGAGCGCGGCCTCGCCGTGCTGTTCATGGTCGAGGTGCACACGCTCGACGCGTGGCTCGCGCCCGGGGTGGGGCAGGGGCTGCTGCGCGACGTGCTGCTCATGATGGGCGGGTTCGCGGCGCCGTCCTTCCTCTTCATGTCCGGCCTCTCGCAGCAGCTCGCCGACGCCTCGGCGGCGCGGCGCGGGGTCGCGCCCGGCCCCAGGCTCCGGGGCGCCCTCTCGCGGGCGCTCTGGCTGCTGGGCGTGGCGTACGCCTTCCGGTTCGCCGAGTTCGTGCTGGGCGGGGCCTTCCGCGTCTCGGGCGGCTGGCGCGACATCCTGCGGGTCGACATCCTCAACGTCATCGCGCTCTCGCTCGCGCTCGCCGCGCTGCTCGGGTGGGCCGCGCGGGGCCGGGCCGCCTTCCCGGCGTTCGCGCTCGCCACCGCCGCGATCGCCGCCGCCGCGCCGCTGGCGGCCGCGTGGCAGCACCCGGAGAGCCGGCTCCTCGACTACGTCTACGCCACCTTCCCGCGGGCCAACTTCTCGCTCGTGAACTGGTCGGCCTTCCTGCTCGCCGGGAGCGCCGTCGGGCGGCTCCTGCGGGATCGCGACCGGCCCGCGCTCCTGCTCGCGCTCGGCGCGGCCCTCTTCGCGGGGGGCTGGCTCGGCGACCTCCTCCCCGCCGTCTACCGCCACCAGGACTTCTGGCACACCTCCCCGGCCTGGTTCGCCATGCGGCTCGGCGGCGTCCTCGCGCTCACCGCGCTCTGCCAGCTCGTCCCGGCCACCGCCGCCCCGGCGCTCTCCGCCCTGCGCACGCTGGGGCGCCACTCGCTGCTCGGGTACATCGCCTCGATCGAGCTCACGTACGGGTTCTGGTCGCACCCCGTCCACCGCGCGCTCTCCCTGACCGGCACGCTCCTCGGCATCGCCGCCATGGTCGCGGTCACCTGGGCGGCCTCCGCGGTCGCGGAGCGCTGGGCCGCGTGGCGCGAGGGCCGGCGCCCCGCCGCGCCGCCCCCGCCGCCGACCCCCGCCGTCGCGGCCTGA
- the infA gene encoding translation initiation factor IF-1, which yields MSEKEAGIEVQGTVEEALAGGMYRVKVDQGPVVLAYASGKMKKFHIRIIPGDRVKLELSPYDLSRGRITYRDK from the coding sequence ATGAGCGAGAAGGAAGCGGGCATCGAAGTCCAGGGTACGGTCGAGGAGGCCCTCGCCGGTGGCATGTACCGAGTGAAGGTGGATCAGGGCCCGGTCGTCCTGGCCTACGCGTCGGGGAAGATGAAGAAGTTCCACATCCGCATCATCCCCGGCGACCGCGTGAAGCTGGAGCTCTCCCCGTACGACCTCTCCCGCGGGCGGATCACCTACCGCGACAAGTAG
- a CDS encoding cold-shock protein — protein sequence MANGTVKWFNDAKGYGFISQEGGEDVFVHHTAINMDGFRTLKEGERVEFEVVQGPKGLQAANVRRS from the coding sequence ATGGCGAACGGCACCGTGAAGTGGTTCAATGACGCGAAGGGGTACGGTTTCATCTCGCAGGAGGGGGGCGAGGATGTGTTCGTCCACCACACCGCGATCAACATGGACGGTTTCCGTACCCTGAAGGAGGGGGAGCGGGTCGAGTTCGAGGTCGTGCAGGGCCCCAAGGGACTGCAGGCCGCCAACGTGCGCCGTTCCTAG
- a CDS encoding CrcB family protein produces the protein MIRFLLVCAAGAAGTGARYLVSLGAARWLGTRFPFGTLTVNVAGSFLLAVITVLGLEAGALSPDVRVVLAVGVMGGFTTYSSFNQETLGFLQRGALLQALAYLGLTATSCLVAGVLGTALARWATGA, from the coding sequence ATGATCCGCTTCTTACTGGTCTGCGCCGCGGGCGCCGCGGGGACCGGCGCGCGCTACCTCGTGTCGCTGGGCGCCGCCCGCTGGCTCGGCACCCGGTTCCCGTTCGGAACCCTCACCGTCAACGTGGCCGGCTCCTTCCTCCTGGCCGTCATCACGGTCCTGGGGCTCGAGGCCGGCGCGCTCTCGCCCGACGTCCGGGTGGTGCTCGCGGTGGGGGTGATGGGGGGCTTCACGACCTACTCCTCCTTCAATCAGGAGACCCTCGGGTTCCTGCAGCGGGGCGCGCTCCTCCAGGCCCTCGCGTACCTGGGGCTCACGGCCACGAGCTGCCTGGTCGCGGGCGTGCTCGGGACGGCGCTCGCGAGGTGGGCGACCGGGGCGTGA